tcAAAACCTACCTgtactctctccctctctctctctctctctctctctctctctctctctctctctcactcactcactcatatgtttctttaattttttaatatttaatttcttgAGCTTTGTTGTATACCTTCTCCCCTCTCAccattaatattaattagtttGTCTCTTAGAGCTTTGCAAATTGTAAATCACCTGGGGACTCTCGCTCTGAGATCTGACTCCTTCTGGAATCTCTAGATCCGTCGTCGGTGATGGCGAATCTAGTCCCCGGCGTCCTCCTCAAGCTCCTCCAGCACATGAACACCGACGTCAAAATCGCCGGAGAACACAGGTCCTCCCTCTTACAAGTAATCAGCATCGTCCCGGCTCTAGCCGGAGGCGAGCTGTTCCCGAACCAGGGCTTCTACCTCAAAGTCTCCGACTCCTCACACGCCACCTACGTCTCCCTCCCCGACGAGCACGACGATTTGATTCTCTCCGATAAGCTCCAATTAGGTCAGTTCATCCACGTGGACAGAGTCGAATCCTCTTCCCCCGTCCCGATCCTCCGCGGCGTTAGGCCCGTTCCCGGTAGGCATCCTTGTCTCGGCACTCCCGAGGATATCGTAGCTGCCGATGCCTTAGGCTTCCTTAGTGATGATAACAAGAATGCTAAGGCTAAGGCTAAGGCGGTTACTAGTGAGGTTGAGAGAAATAGAGTGAGTGTTAGTGTTTCTAAGGATGAAGCTTCTGAGAAGAGTAAGAAGGCTTTGGTACGAGCCAAGTCTGCGAAGACGAGTTTGGTTTTGGATGTGAAGAAGGAAGCGTTGGGGAAGGTGAAGGTGAAGACTTCTTCTTCGTCTGGTTCGAAGTCGATACCTTCTTCTCCCACGAGCTGTTACTCGCTGCCTACTTCGTTTGCGAAGTTTGCGAATGGTGTTAAGCAGCATCAGCAGCAGCATGTGAAGAAGACGGTGTTGTCGGAGAGAGGGAGGTCTCCGCTTAGAGTGGAGAGTCCGAGCGTTGGGAAGAAGCTTCCGATGATCAAGAACTTCGTGCAGGGGATTGAGTTTGGAGCTAAGGCGTTGAGGAAGAGCTGGGAAGGGAATTTGGATATTAGGAGTTCTGATAGGGAGAGATTGAAGCTTGCTAAACGTGACTCAACCCCTGATTCTAGGAGCTTAACTGTAAGATTTTATCTGCAACTTAATGAAATGTTATTAGTTATTTACTCCATTTTCTGTTTTCTGAATATTAGTTTGTGTTATCTTGGTTTCTAGGGTCCACGGAAGAGCACATCTAGTGAGAAGTTGCCAAGCAAACAGGAGAGGGCTAATGTATTTGCAAAATCATCCAAGGAGCAGAGTAAGACTCAGTCAACCAAGAAAGTCGAGACAGCAGGAGTAGTTGATACCAAAGAGAAAACGAGTAAGCCTAAATCTACATCCGTTGGCAAGAAATCTACTACAGAGAATGGGTTGCCTGGGAATTTGGTTAAAGTCCCTGTTAATAGTAAAAGATTAGCATCTGCCACTGTCCAGTGGGGTGCACTCCCTTCATCTCTTTCAAGGCTAGGACAGGTATGAGCTTAAATGTTCTTGGATCCTCATATCATATGTGCTTTGCCTTTAAAGCATTCCTAGTAGTTAGGACAATTTCTTATTTAAATCGACCAGTTTATACATTATTTCATCCAAATTCCAGTTCTGTAAGTAAAATATGGACTGTAGAggatctaaatattttttagctGTTGTATGGTTTATCTTTTACTTGAACCTATAGAACCTTTCAGTATACCATATGTATCTTATATCGTAGTCTTTAGCATCGTAGACAAGCTTATTAATTAGCTCATTGCTGATAATGGTATCAATATTTTCAGGAAGTCTTGAGGCATAGAGATGCTGCTCAAGTTGTTGCAATAGAGGCCATGCAAGAAGCCTCTGCTTCCGAGAGCTTACTTCAATGCCTCATGTACGTAAATCTCTAACAAAAGATATTCATTAATTCGAGCGTTGGATGTTTGAGGGACAATAtccatatatgttttttatctCTGAACTTAGTTTTCACTGCCTTAATTGTCTCCTAACTGTGTTCTGTTTCTTCATTTTGTAGTATGTACAATGATCTTATGTCAGCGGCGAAGGAAGATGATCCATTGCCAGTCGTTGAGCAGTTCTTGAAGCTTCATTCCGGTCTGAAGAACGTTCAAATAACAACCGAATCActgtctaaattaatttcttcaacttcttccccagaaaatgaagaaaacaaaTCTGAGGAAGCTATAAAAATGGCTTCAGAAAAGCAGAAACTAGCAGCCTCTTGGGTCCAAGCTGCGTTAGTCACTAACTTATCACCCTTCTCTGTCTACTCCACCAAACCAACCAAATCTTCTGCATCCAAGAGCAAACCCGTGATCATACTCGAGACTCCCGGCAGTAACTCGACCAATAAACCCCGTGGAAACGTCCAAACCCGGCCAACGATTGGTTCCAAACTCGTGGCGCAAGGCATGATACGTAAACACAGGGAGAACAGTAGCAGCCAAAAGGCCAACACGTTAGCAGCAGCAGGCTCAGAGTCTCCACCGCTAAACTGGGTGAAAGGGAATGGTCTGAACGAGGCAAACGATCTAGCGGAGAAGCTGCAAACGGTATCTCAAGATTGGTTCTTGGGATTCGTAGAGAGGTTCTTGGACGCAGATGTCGTGGAGACATCTTCGAACCTGTCTGATAACGGACAGATAGCTGGGATGCTGTCTCAGCTGAAGAGTGTGAATGATTGGTTAGACGAGATTGGTTCGAAAGAAGATGACGAAGGGCTGCAAGAAGTGTCAAAGGAAACGATTGATAGATTACGGAAGAAGATATACGAGTATCTTCTCACACATGTGGAGTCAGCAGCTGCAGCACTTGGTGGTAGTGGTAATGGTGGTGGTGTCTCTTCTCCTAGACCCAAACCAATCGAAACCAAATCAAAGAGATGATGGTTTAAATGTTATACTCCGATTTGtttaatgctatttttgtaattaattaaactTACAAGGTCCTAAAAGAAAATTCAATAACTTTAAAATAGCAAGTCCGTGTTCATTTGTTGATGACTCTCAAACAGATCTCTCCAATGAATCAaaagcctcctcctcctccgccgtaCGGTTACGGCGGAGgaccttcttcctcctcctcttccaacACAACAATCGGGACGTTGAGTGCACGCGCCAAACAAACGACGCAATCAGTGATCGCCACGCTTCGTCCATGGCGAATGCTTCTGGATCTGTCCGCGCTCTCTCTCCCTCACAGTTACAACGAAGCCATGGCGAACCTGAGGCACAACCTCTCTTACTTCCGTGCGAACTACGCGCTCGCCGTCCTCGGCGTCGTTTTCCTCGGCCTCGTTTACCACCCGATCTCTATGGTGGCGTTTATCGTCGTCTTCATCGGGTGGATCCTCTTCTACTTCTCCCGCGACGGCAACGATCCGATTGTGGTATCCGGGAGAGAAGTCGATGACCGGATCGTGCTGGGGCTACTTAGCGTGGTGACGGTTTTGGCGTTGGTTTATACAGATGTAGGCGAGAACGTGCTGGTTTCGCTGATCGTTGGTTTGCTCTTCGTCGGAGCTCACGCCGCGGTTCGTAATACCGGTGATTTGTTTCTTGATGAAGAATCTGCTCGCGAGGGTGGATTAGTCTCTGCCGGTTCGGTTAACCGGGGACCGGGAAGTTATACCCCAATTTGAGTTACCGGTTTAGTTACATTTCTAGCGGTTCGCTTGAAAGCTGGGCTTTGTTTTTGAAATCCCCCAAGATTcctttgtatttgtatttgtgtgtgttttttatATATGGTTTGAACTTGTGTAAGACTTCTGGGAAATTTTGGTGTTATAGAATTTGAAAATGGCTTTTGTATTGGTGAATTGCAAACTCTTGGCTAAAAGTCGAAtgaaatttcaataaatttctGGTGATTGATAGATTTAATAATGCAAATGAAAATGTATATCGTTGTACAAAAACCAATATGTTTCGACACTCGGTAACACAGAGAGTATTGGAGAAAGAAACGCAAGTTGGTTGAAAGCCCCTTTCAATCTTCTTCAAGGTTGATAGAATCCTTGAACTTAGCATACAACACCTTCTTAAGCTCAGCCATTTGTGAGACGAGTGATTGCTTCTCTTGCTCGAGCTTCTCAAGGGTTTTGCAGGTGGCCTCTTTCATCTCTTCAATCCTCGTTTCCACCTCGTCCTTGGGCAGATGAGCAAAGA
This genomic interval from Brassica napus cultivar Da-Ae chromosome A6, Da-Ae, whole genome shotgun sequence contains the following:
- the LOC106346309 gene encoding PRA1 family protein E-like; translated protein: MTLKQISPMNQKPPPPPPYGYGGGPSSSSSSNTTIGTLSARAKQTTQSVIATLRPWRMLLDLSALSLPHSYNEAMANLRHNLSYFRANYALAVLGVVFLGLVYHPISMVAFIVVFIGWILFYFSRDGNDPIVVSGREVDDRIVLGLLSVVTVLALVYTDVGENVLVSLIVGLLFVGAHAAVRNTGDLFLDEESAREGGLVSAGSVNRGPGSYTPI
- the LOC106346308 gene encoding uncharacterized protein LOC106346308 — encoded protein: MANLVPGVLLKLLQHMNTDVKIAGEHRSSLLQVISIVPALAGGELFPNQGFYLKVSDSSHATYVSLPDEHDDLILSDKLQLGQFIHVDRVESSSPVPILRGVRPVPGRHPCLGTPEDIVAADALGFLSDDNKNAKAKAKAVTSEVERNRVSVSVSKDEASEKSKKALVRAKSAKTSLVLDVKKEALGKVKVKTSSSSGSKSIPSSPTSCYSLPTSFAKFANGVKQHQQQHVKKTVLSERGRSPLRVESPSVGKKLPMIKNFVQGIEFGAKALRKSWEGNLDIRSSDRERLKLAKRDSTPDSRSLTGPRKSTSSEKLPSKQERANVFAKSSKEQSKTQSTKKVETAGVVDTKEKTSKPKSTSVGKKSTTENGLPGNLVKVPVNSKRLASATVQWGALPSSLSRLGQEVLRHRDAAQVVAIEAMQEASASESLLQCLIMYNDLMSAAKEDDPLPVVEQFLKLHSGLKNVQITTESLSKLISSTSSPENEENKSEEAIKMASEKQKLAASWVQAALVTNLSPFSVYSTKPTKSSASKSKPVIILETPGSNSTNKPRGNVQTRPTIGSKLVAQGMIRKHRENSSSQKANTLAAAGSESPPLNWVKGNGLNEANDLAEKLQTVSQDWFLGFVERFLDADVVETSSNLSDNGQIAGMLSQLKSVNDWLDEIGSKEDDEGLQEVSKETIDRLRKKIYEYLLTHVESAAAALGGSGNGGGVSSPRPKPIETKSKR